Proteins co-encoded in one Pseudarthrobacter chlorophenolicus A6 genomic window:
- a CDS encoding hemolysin family protein, which yields MSEYLPGIIWLAVLLVVNGFFVGAEFAVISARRSQIEPKAEAGSKAAKTTLWAMEHATLMLATSQLGITVCSLIILNVSEPAIHHLLEIPLGLTSLSYEAISIIAFIVALLLVTFLHVVLGEMVPKNISFSVPTRAALILAPPLVIVARIFKPVIWTLNGIANGILRLFKVEPKDEATSAYTLDEVANIVEQSTRDGMLKDTTGALTNAFEFTAKTVADVQVPLADIVLLPETATPADIQQAVARHGYSRYILTDSNGEPAGYLHLKDVMDLTSPEKFARPVPAKRIRRLASAFAGSELEDALAAMRRTGAHVARVFDAQGATTGMLFLEDIIEELVGEVQDATSA from the coding sequence ATGAGTGAATATCTTCCCGGCATCATCTGGCTGGCCGTGCTGCTGGTGGTCAACGGCTTCTTCGTGGGCGCCGAGTTCGCCGTGATCTCGGCCCGCCGGTCGCAGATCGAACCCAAGGCGGAAGCAGGCAGCAAGGCCGCCAAAACCACGCTGTGGGCCATGGAGCACGCAACGCTCATGCTGGCCACCAGCCAGCTGGGCATCACCGTCTGCTCGCTGATCATCCTGAACGTTTCCGAGCCGGCCATCCACCACCTCCTGGAAATCCCGTTGGGCCTCACATCCCTGTCCTACGAGGCCATCAGCATCATCGCCTTCATCGTGGCGCTGCTGCTGGTGACATTCCTGCACGTGGTGCTGGGCGAAATGGTGCCCAAGAACATTTCGTTCTCGGTCCCCACGCGCGCTGCGCTGATCCTGGCCCCGCCGCTGGTAATTGTGGCGCGCATCTTCAAGCCCGTGATCTGGACCCTGAACGGCATCGCCAACGGCATCCTGCGCCTGTTCAAGGTGGAGCCCAAGGATGAGGCCACCAGCGCCTACACCCTGGACGAGGTGGCCAACATCGTGGAGCAGTCCACCCGCGACGGCATGCTGAAGGACACCACCGGCGCCCTGACCAATGCGTTCGAGTTCACCGCCAAGACGGTGGCCGATGTCCAGGTTCCGCTGGCGGACATCGTGCTGCTCCCGGAGACAGCCACCCCGGCCGACATCCAGCAGGCCGTGGCCCGGCACGGGTACTCGCGCTACATCCTCACGGACAGCAACGGCGAACCTGCGGGCTACCTCCACCTCAAGGACGTCATGGACCTGACCTCGCCGGAGAAGTTCGCCCGGCCGGTGCCGGCCAAGCGGATCCGGCGGTTGGCCTCGGCCTTCGCGGGCTCCGAGCTTGAGGACGCCCTCGCGGCCATGCGCCGCACCGGCGCCCACGTGGCCCGGGTCTTCGACGCCCAAGGTGCCACCACCGGGATGCTGTTCCTCGAGGACATCATCGAAGAGCTGGTGGGCGAGGTGCAGGACGCCACCAGCGCCTGA
- a CDS encoding hemolysin family protein — MYEWIMLGIGLVLTVGTGFFVASEFALVNLDRHDLEARQARGEKRLGPTIKALKITSTHLSGAQLGITLTTLLTGYTFEPAISRMLNGPLTSAGLPEAVVPAVGSVAGIFLATIFSMVIGELVPKNFALALPLATAKVVVPFQALFTTVFKPVILLFNNTANKIIRGFGIEPKEELSGARSAEELSSLVRRSAVEGVLDLDHATLLHRTLRFTEHSAVDVMTPRVRMTAVGTADTAEEIVGLAKSTGYSRFPVIGRDRDDVVGVLHVKQAFAVALSDRARITAEELMIEPLRVPESMGVDTLLNLLRKQGLQVAIVSDEHGGTAGIVTLEDLVEEIVGELEDEHDRARVGVVRTGRSITFDAALRPDELLDRTGIRVPDGEYDTVAGFVTDQLDRLPELGDEVEVDGGTLRVERAMETRVERLRFTPAESGDAPQSPHDRIVDNITRELTHE; from the coding sequence ATGTATGAATGGATCATGCTGGGCATCGGCCTGGTCCTGACCGTCGGCACCGGCTTCTTCGTCGCCTCCGAGTTCGCCCTGGTGAACCTGGACCGGCATGACCTCGAAGCCCGCCAGGCCCGCGGCGAGAAACGCCTCGGCCCCACCATCAAAGCCCTCAAGATCACGTCCACCCACCTTTCGGGTGCACAGCTGGGCATCACCCTCACCACGCTCCTCACCGGTTATACGTTCGAGCCCGCCATCAGCCGGATGCTGAACGGCCCGCTGACCTCGGCGGGACTGCCGGAAGCCGTGGTTCCCGCGGTCGGCTCAGTGGCCGGCATCTTCCTGGCCACCATCTTCTCCATGGTGATCGGCGAACTGGTCCCGAAGAACTTTGCCCTGGCCCTCCCGCTGGCCACCGCCAAGGTGGTGGTGCCGTTCCAGGCGCTCTTCACCACGGTGTTCAAGCCCGTGATCCTGCTGTTCAACAACACCGCCAACAAGATCATCCGCGGCTTCGGCATCGAACCCAAGGAAGAGCTGTCCGGCGCACGGAGCGCGGAGGAGCTGAGCTCCCTGGTGCGCCGCTCCGCCGTCGAAGGCGTGCTTGACCTGGACCATGCCACCCTGCTGCACCGGACCCTCCGCTTTACCGAGCACAGCGCGGTGGACGTCATGACGCCGCGGGTGCGGATGACGGCTGTGGGTACCGCTGACACTGCCGAGGAGATCGTCGGCCTGGCGAAGTCCACCGGCTACTCCCGCTTCCCGGTCATCGGCAGGGACCGGGACGATGTGGTGGGGGTGCTGCACGTGAAGCAGGCCTTCGCCGTGGCTCTCTCCGATCGCGCGCGCATCACCGCCGAAGAGCTGATGATCGAACCGCTTCGCGTACCCGAATCGATGGGCGTTGACACCCTCCTGAACCTGCTCCGCAAGCAGGGGTTGCAGGTGGCCATCGTCTCCGACGAGCACGGCGGCACCGCCGGGATCGTCACGCTGGAGGACCTGGTGGAAGAGATTGTGGGTGAACTGGAGGACGAGCACGACCGTGCCCGCGTGGGCGTGGTCCGCACCGGCCGCTCCATCACCTTCGACGCCGCGCTGCGCCCGGACGAGCTCCTTGACCGCACCGGCATCCGCGTGCCGGACGGTGAGTACGACACCGTCGCAGGTTTCGTGACGGACCAGCTGGACCGGCTGCCCGAGCTTGGAGACGAGGTGGAGGTCGACGGCGGCACGCTCCGTGTGGAGCGCGCGATGGAGACCCGCGTGGAGCGGCTCCGCTTCACGCCTGCCGAATCCGGCGATGCACCGCAAAGCCCGCACGACAGGATCGTGGACAACATCACCCGGGAGCTGACCCATGAGTGA
- a CDS encoding zinc-ribbon domain-containing protein — MLLLFGFKTVNNALPGRSATCQHCRAHAHHTLVERATKFTLFFIPVLTTSRKFHITCTNCGYVSSISGRQKRALEMRG, encoded by the coding sequence ATGCTCCTTCTCTTTGGCTTCAAGACGGTCAACAATGCCCTGCCCGGCAGGAGCGCAACGTGCCAGCACTGCCGCGCCCACGCACACCACACGCTGGTTGAGCGGGCCACCAAGTTCACGCTGTTCTTCATTCCGGTGCTCACCACGTCCCGGAAATTCCATATCACCTGCACCAACTGCGGTTACGTCTCATCCATCTCGGGCCGCCAGAAACGGGCGCTGGAGATGCGCGGCTGA
- a CDS encoding GGDEF domain-containing protein, with the protein MVLDTTTLRIAFGLMALVLVVLFYFSAYRVTRSPYSGWWCVALVFFLGGSGCFLLDGTPHQIWANPVGNVLLVHGGVAVWAGARSLRTARPPMWAFTGLPLATLVASVLDNPATNTWSGGTVFLAAMSISIGLASRELWRLEPGYSRVRIPMAVSAGGLAVYYFFRWLAFVLEGQDGRIFVTVFGSAVTTLVTMVLLVVVSFSMAALSSEQQTRALRVVASRDDLTGLLNRKAFLDLAAEQLADRAITGASGALILADLDHFKSVNDTYGHAAGDVALRRFADACIATVRTTDLVGRYGGEEFVLLMPGASPERAELVASEISRRLAADARLDGVEMPTASYGISTYDAGTSQVDDLIAAADAALYTAKSLGRNRSARSDGRI; encoded by the coding sequence ATGGTTCTGGATACGACGACCCTTCGGATCGCCTTTGGCCTGATGGCCCTTGTGCTGGTGGTGCTGTTCTACTTCTCGGCCTACCGGGTAACGCGCTCCCCGTACAGCGGCTGGTGGTGCGTGGCCCTGGTCTTCTTCCTGGGCGGTTCAGGGTGTTTCCTGCTGGACGGGACACCGCACCAGATCTGGGCCAATCCCGTGGGCAATGTGCTGCTGGTGCACGGCGGCGTGGCGGTCTGGGCAGGTGCCCGGTCCCTGCGTACCGCCCGGCCGCCCATGTGGGCGTTCACCGGCCTGCCGTTGGCAACGTTGGTGGCGTCCGTCCTCGACAATCCGGCCACCAACACCTGGTCCGGGGGGACCGTTTTCCTTGCTGCCATGAGCATCAGCATCGGGCTGGCGTCACGCGAGCTGTGGCGCCTGGAACCTGGATATTCGCGGGTCCGGATCCCCATGGCAGTCTCCGCCGGGGGCCTGGCCGTCTATTACTTTTTCCGCTGGCTGGCCTTTGTCCTGGAAGGCCAGGACGGCCGTATCTTCGTCACCGTGTTCGGGTCCGCCGTCACCACGCTGGTGACCATGGTGTTGCTCGTGGTGGTGTCCTTCAGCATGGCGGCCCTGAGCAGCGAGCAGCAGACGCGCGCCCTGCGCGTGGTGGCCTCGCGTGATGACCTCACCGGGCTCCTGAACCGGAAGGCCTTCCTGGACCTGGCCGCCGAACAGTTGGCGGACCGGGCCATCACCGGTGCCTCCGGGGCCCTGATCCTGGCTGACCTGGACCACTTCAAATCCGTCAACGACACCTACGGCCACGCCGCAGGGGATGTGGCGCTGCGCCGCTTCGCCGACGCCTGCATCGCCACCGTGCGGACCACCGACCTGGTGGGCCGTTATGGCGGCGAGGAATTCGTCCTTCTGATGCCCGGGGCCAGCCCCGAACGGGCGGAGCTGGTGGCCTCCGAGATCAGCCGGCGCCTCGCCGCGGACGCGCGCCTGGACGGGGTGGAGATGCCCACGGCGAGTTACGGGATTTCCACGTACGACGCCGGGACCTCCCAAGTGGACGACCTCATCGCTGCGGCGGACGCGGCTTTGTATACGGCCAAGTCCTTGGGCCGGAACCGGAGCGCCCGCAGCGACGGACGCATTTAG
- a CDS encoding Gfo/Idh/MocA family protein: MGQPLIPGTAITVGIIGCGAISAQYLASFRRLPNVRLAAVADLDPSRAQAVADSCDGVRALAVDDLLDDPAVGLVLNLTIPAAHADIALRAIAAGKSVYGEKPLAASTKEAREVLDAAKAAGVAVGCAPDTVLGTGIQTARKAIDDGLIGTPIAATAVMATPGHERWHPNPDFYYQPGGGPLLDMGPYYVSALVTLLGPVVSVTGAASRTRKQRTIGSGPRTGETVPVQVDSHVAGTLTHAGGAISTLVMSFDAVRTKSPNLEIHGERGSLVVPDPNRFDGDVELFALGAADWEVLPVSAGYAGAGRGIGIADLASTPPGTEPRAGGELAFHVLDVMESLLEAARTGTATDVRSTVARPAPVPLTPARPEDGTDGLSRA, from the coding sequence GTGGGCCAGCCGCTGATTCCGGGCACCGCCATCACCGTCGGCATCATCGGCTGCGGCGCCATCAGTGCCCAGTACCTGGCGAGCTTCCGCCGCCTGCCGAACGTCCGTCTCGCCGCCGTCGCGGACCTGGACCCGTCCCGCGCGCAGGCTGTCGCGGACTCCTGCGATGGCGTGCGTGCCTTGGCGGTGGACGATCTGCTGGATGATCCCGCCGTCGGCCTCGTCCTGAACCTCACCATCCCCGCCGCCCACGCGGACATTGCGCTCCGGGCAATTGCCGCCGGGAAGTCCGTGTACGGCGAAAAGCCGTTGGCGGCCAGCACCAAGGAAGCCCGGGAGGTCCTGGACGCTGCGAAGGCGGCCGGCGTCGCCGTGGGATGCGCTCCGGACACGGTCCTTGGCACCGGAATCCAGACCGCGCGGAAGGCGATCGACGACGGCCTGATTGGCACCCCCATCGCCGCCACTGCCGTGATGGCCACCCCGGGACACGAGCGCTGGCACCCCAACCCGGACTTCTACTACCAGCCCGGCGGCGGCCCGCTGCTGGACATGGGCCCCTACTATGTCAGCGCGCTGGTGACCCTGCTGGGTCCGGTGGTTTCCGTGACCGGCGCCGCAAGCCGCACCCGGAAGCAGCGCACCATCGGTTCCGGCCCCCGCACCGGCGAAACCGTTCCCGTCCAGGTGGACTCGCACGTCGCCGGCACACTGACGCATGCCGGCGGCGCCATCTCCACGCTGGTGATGAGCTTCGACGCCGTCCGCACCAAAAGCCCCAACCTGGAGATCCACGGCGAGCGCGGCTCGCTGGTTGTTCCGGATCCCAACAGGTTCGACGGCGACGTTGAGCTTTTCGCGCTCGGCGCAGCGGACTGGGAGGTGCTTCCGGTTTCGGCCGGCTATGCGGGCGCAGGCCGCGGTATCGGGATCGCAGACCTGGCATCAACCCCGCCCGGCACCGAGCCGCGGGCCGGGGGAGAACTGGCGTTCCACGTCCTGGATGTCATGGAATCACTGCTGGAGGCTGCACGGACCGGCACCGCCACGGACGTGCGGAGCACCGTGGCCAGGCCGGCACCTGTCCCGCTGACTCCCGCCCGGCCGGAGGACGGCACGGACGGCCTTTCCCGCGCCTAA
- a CDS encoding ThuA domain-containing protein produces MTGTKNALVVRGGWDGHQPVEATDLFVPFLKDHGYEVRIEESPKIYADADYLAGVDLIVQCMTMSTIEKDEFAGLRAAVENGTGLAGWHGGIADSYRNTSDYLHLIGGQFACHPGKHPDERHGEQADNYVPYTVNMLPAAADHPITRGIPDFELVTEQYWVLADDYIDVLATTTQKVRPWDPWHREVTSPAIWTRQWGKGKIFVSTPGHQVEILQDSNVRTIIERGLLWASR; encoded by the coding sequence ATGACCGGCACGAAGAACGCCCTGGTGGTCCGCGGCGGCTGGGACGGGCACCAACCTGTCGAAGCAACGGACCTGTTCGTCCCGTTCCTCAAGGACCACGGGTACGAGGTCCGGATCGAGGAGTCCCCCAAGATCTATGCCGATGCAGACTACCTGGCGGGCGTGGACCTCATCGTCCAGTGCATGACCATGAGCACCATCGAAAAGGACGAGTTCGCAGGCCTCCGGGCCGCCGTGGAAAACGGGACCGGCCTGGCCGGCTGGCACGGCGGCATCGCGGATTCGTACCGCAACACCTCCGATTACCTGCACCTCATCGGCGGGCAGTTCGCCTGCCACCCCGGCAAACATCCGGACGAGCGCCACGGGGAACAGGCGGACAACTACGTTCCCTACACCGTGAACATGCTTCCCGCCGCGGCGGACCACCCCATCACCCGCGGCATCCCCGACTTTGAGCTGGTCACCGAGCAGTACTGGGTGCTGGCCGATGACTACATTGATGTCCTTGCCACCACCACGCAGAAAGTACGGCCCTGGGACCCGTGGCACCGCGAGGTCACCTCACCGGCCATCTGGACCCGGCAATGGGGCAAGGGAAAGATCTTCGTCTCAACGCCCGGCCACCAGGTTGAAATCCTGCAAGACAGCAACGTCCGTACCATCATCGAGAGGGGGCTGCTGTGGGCCAGCCGCTGA
- a CDS encoding Gfo/Idh/MocA family protein, with protein sequence MAHSTPLRIGMAGYAFMGAAHSHAWRTAPRFFDLPLIPELTALAGRNADATAAAAAKLGWSSTESDWRRLIEQDDIDLIDICTPGDTHAEIAIAALEAGKHVLCEKPLANTVEEAERMAAAARTAATRGVYAMCGYSYRRTPALALAKRMVDGGRLGTIRHVRAQYLQDWLSDENAPMTWRLDKSRSGSGALGDIGAHIIDAAQWITGSKISGVSALMETFVRERPLAGDLVGLGGHGNLDAGSPRGAVTVDDAAIFTARFDDGPVGVFEATRYALGRRNAMRLEINGSEGSLAFDFEDNNVLSFYDAAEGPDAGFRRIIVTEPEHPYAGNWWPTGHGLGYEHGFTHQVVDLVTALAAGRQPEPSFGDALQVQHVLAAVEASGGNASRWQEIRQPEPASSSYAHEGISL encoded by the coding sequence ATGGCACACTCCACCCCGCTGCGCATCGGCATGGCGGGCTACGCCTTTATGGGAGCCGCACATTCCCACGCCTGGCGGACGGCCCCGCGCTTCTTCGACCTCCCGCTGATTCCGGAACTGACCGCCCTCGCCGGCAGGAACGCCGATGCCACGGCAGCAGCTGCTGCCAAGCTGGGCTGGAGTTCCACCGAGTCGGACTGGCGCCGGCTCATCGAGCAGGACGACATCGACCTCATCGACATCTGCACTCCCGGTGATACGCACGCCGAGATCGCCATTGCCGCACTGGAAGCCGGCAAGCACGTCCTCTGCGAAAAACCCCTGGCCAACACGGTGGAGGAGGCCGAACGCATGGCCGCCGCGGCACGGACCGCCGCCACGCGCGGCGTCTACGCCATGTGCGGCTACAGCTACCGCCGCACCCCTGCCCTGGCACTGGCCAAGCGGATGGTGGACGGCGGCAGGCTGGGAACCATCCGCCATGTCCGCGCCCAATACCTCCAGGACTGGCTCAGCGATGAAAACGCCCCCATGACCTGGCGCCTGGACAAATCCAGGTCCGGCTCCGGCGCCCTGGGCGACATCGGTGCCCACATCATTGACGCCGCCCAATGGATCACCGGCAGCAAGATCTCCGGAGTGTCGGCGCTGATGGAGACGTTCGTCCGGGAACGGCCCCTCGCCGGCGACCTCGTGGGGCTCGGCGGCCATGGAAACCTCGACGCCGGCTCGCCCCGGGGTGCGGTGACGGTGGACGACGCAGCGATCTTCACGGCAAGGTTCGACGACGGCCCGGTGGGAGTTTTCGAGGCCACGCGCTATGCGCTGGGGCGGCGGAACGCCATGCGGCTGGAAATCAACGGGAGCGAGGGCTCCCTCGCCTTCGACTTCGAGGACAACAACGTCCTGTCCTTCTATGACGCCGCCGAAGGTCCCGACGCCGGCTTCCGCAGGATCATCGTGACCGAACCAGAGCACCCCTATGCGGGTAACTGGTGGCCCACCGGCCACGGCCTCGGCTACGAGCACGGCTTCACCCACCAGGTGGTGGATCTCGTGACGGCCCTCGCGGCCGGCCGCCAGCCTGAACCGTCCTTCGGTGACGCCCTGCAGGTGCAGCACGTGCTCGCAGCGGTGGAGGCCAGCGGGGGCAACGCCTCACGCTGGCAAGAAATCCGCCAACCCGAACCAGCCTCCAGCTCCTATGCACATGAAGGAATATCTCTATGA
- a CDS encoding LacI family DNA-binding transcriptional regulator → MENRSRLTLSAVARQAGVSVPTVSKVINGRPDVAADTRKRVLAILAESGYTSPVQHRRSLAAVPVVEVVVDSLNSGYTAEVLAGIMDSATSGGVEVVLSSTGSHGGAPNPEQRAQRIVDQGRCGMIVVTSAFGGAPLDAFHRRGVPVVVIDPLNPPSEQVVSVGCTDWAGAKEATAHLLALGHRRIAFLGGPEAVECSQARLHGYLAALRSQGIAAEDRYVLAGEFRSDDGARRLRDLLLLDPRPTAVVAASDTIALGVIAEALRQQVQIPQELSVVGFDGIRQAEESVPALTTVAQPLRDIGRAALRIILRQVRGEVPDSRRVELATKLVVRESTAAPRGE, encoded by the coding sequence ATGGAGAATCGCAGCAGGCTGACGCTCTCGGCGGTGGCGCGGCAGGCAGGCGTCTCGGTTCCCACGGTCTCCAAAGTGATCAACGGCCGGCCGGATGTCGCTGCGGATACCCGGAAGCGGGTCCTCGCCATCCTGGCAGAGTCGGGCTACACGTCGCCGGTGCAGCACCGCCGCTCCCTGGCCGCAGTCCCGGTGGTGGAGGTGGTGGTGGACTCCCTGAACTCCGGCTACACGGCTGAGGTGCTGGCCGGAATCATGGACTCGGCCACGTCCGGCGGTGTGGAAGTGGTGTTGAGCAGCACCGGTTCGCACGGGGGAGCCCCCAATCCGGAACAGCGCGCCCAGCGCATCGTGGACCAGGGGCGGTGCGGAATGATCGTGGTGACGTCGGCCTTCGGCGGTGCGCCGCTGGACGCCTTCCACCGCCGCGGCGTTCCCGTGGTGGTCATCGATCCGCTGAACCCGCCGTCGGAGCAGGTGGTGAGCGTCGGCTGCACCGACTGGGCCGGGGCCAAGGAGGCCACGGCGCACCTCCTGGCACTGGGTCACCGGCGCATAGCGTTCCTGGGCGGACCCGAAGCGGTGGAGTGCAGCCAGGCCAGGCTGCACGGCTATCTTGCGGCGCTGCGCTCGCAGGGAATCGCCGCGGAGGACCGGTACGTCCTGGCCGGGGAGTTCAGGTCCGACGACGGCGCGCGGCGGCTCCGTGACCTGCTGCTGCTCGATCCCCGGCCCACAGCCGTGGTTGCCGCCAGCGACACCATCGCCCTGGGCGTGATCGCCGAAGCCCTCCGGCAACAGGTCCAGATCCCGCAGGAGCTGAGCGTGGTGGGATTCGATGGCATCCGGCAGGCGGAGGAGTCCGTTCCGGCGCTGACCACCGTGGCGCAGCCATTGCGCGACATCGGCCGGGCGGCCCTCCGGATCATCCTGCGCCAGGTCCGGGGTGAGGTTCCGGACTCCCGGCGGGTTGAACTGGCCACGAAGCTGGTGGTCCGGGAATCGACGGCCGCACCTCGCGGGGAATAA